A genome region from Geobacter pickeringii includes the following:
- a CDS encoding spermidine synthase — protein sequence MTNPLRPGVQLLLCLLAYFSSGAASLCAEVTWNRMLIVVVGNSLAATSMIVVVFMGGLGLGGYAGGKLLARRRCSLLPYAILEVLIAAYILLSPILFDLLAGAFSSLAEQWEQPALLSLLRFAVTVVALLIPATLMGATFPAIMTGVRSRYPGNSYALLYGVNTVGAAVGCFVGGYHLLFELGVQATLWLAAGLGGVSVICVAVAAVLSPSRACFQLAPEPEAADEGSSASGEGGLFRFLAVSSFLVGFVALAYEVLATRMVILFLNNLASTFALALTGFLLGTGAGALLANGAHAANNRIGGNGVRLFGAIALLSGILLAATPYVIMAASYPLQALGIIVIPMVFLGSLLPFAIRTLHAKDREVAIRGTSFLYAANTVGGMLGAGLINYQLLPRIGLQGSVGLLFGICAAIAVACFVPSLTRGFRWATLLLVPALMPLITLNALPNIMNRYALKIAEWTGAPEVTIRLIHEGRAANVTVLDQKDPKQGEFRDMYLNGIEEASTRFYHAQLFKLLGMLPAAVHGAEGPKNALVIAFGSGITAGSVLASDMISSLDVVDLNPDVEGINNLFKEFNGDVFHEPRFRFHNDDGRNYLVTSGKKYDLIISDSTHPCSYDSWILYTREFYRDVKRRLPRGGVFAQWVSVSEIMRGELFPIYLNTFRSVFPHATFWYVYGSNQALMLATPEPFRLDADKLQKRLDRLAPWFRAGEYQLDSVAKVAGFFWLDEEMMGRMIGAETRVNTDMRHYFEKSSMQAKIPPQRQLPFYQADVTRYLTGGDERLRSDIRKEQKTGWLLTRYGFYGDMRDLNQAYCLSPENNNVKYWMRFAYSGNIPAGVCP from the coding sequence GTGACGAACCCCCTACGGCCCGGAGTTCAGCTCCTGCTCTGCCTGCTTGCCTATTTCTCCTCCGGTGCGGCGAGCCTCTGTGCGGAAGTTACCTGGAACCGGATGCTCATCGTGGTGGTGGGCAATTCCCTCGCCGCGACCTCCATGATCGTCGTGGTCTTCATGGGGGGGCTCGGCCTCGGGGGGTATGCCGGCGGGAAGCTCCTGGCGCGGCGCCGGTGCTCGCTGCTTCCCTATGCGATCCTTGAAGTTCTCATTGCCGCCTACATCCTCCTCTCGCCAATCCTTTTCGACCTCCTTGCCGGTGCCTTCTCCTCCCTGGCCGAGCAGTGGGAGCAGCCGGCGCTGCTGAGCCTGCTGCGGTTTGCCGTCACCGTGGTGGCCCTGTTGATCCCGGCGACCCTCATGGGGGCAACGTTCCCCGCCATCATGACCGGGGTGCGGTCCCGCTATCCGGGAAACAGCTATGCGCTCCTCTATGGCGTGAACACCGTGGGGGCGGCGGTGGGCTGTTTCGTGGGGGGGTATCACCTGCTCTTCGAGCTGGGGGTTCAGGCGACGCTCTGGCTGGCTGCCGGACTTGGCGGCGTATCAGTCATCTGCGTGGCCGTGGCCGCGGTTCTGTCTCCGTCACGGGCCTGTTTCCAACTCGCCCCGGAGCCGGAGGCGGCCGACGAAGGCAGTTCTGCTTCCGGGGAGGGGGGGCTGTTCCGGTTCCTGGCGGTTTCATCCTTCCTGGTCGGGTTTGTGGCCCTTGCCTACGAGGTGCTGGCCACCCGGATGGTGATCCTCTTTCTGAACAATCTGGCGTCCACGTTCGCGCTGGCCCTGACCGGTTTCCTGCTGGGGACCGGCGCCGGGGCGCTGCTGGCCAACGGCGCCCATGCCGCAAATAACAGGATCGGCGGGAACGGGGTACGCCTGTTCGGGGCCATTGCCCTGTTGTCGGGCATCCTGCTGGCGGCGACCCCCTATGTGATCATGGCGGCCAGCTACCCGTTGCAGGCCCTCGGCATCATCGTCATCCCGATGGTTTTTCTCGGCTCGCTGCTCCCCTTCGCCATCCGGACCCTTCACGCGAAGGATCGCGAAGTCGCGATCCGGGGGACCTCCTTCCTGTACGCGGCCAATACGGTCGGCGGGATGCTGGGGGCCGGCCTCATCAATTACCAGCTTCTGCCGAGGATCGGCCTGCAGGGATCGGTCGGGCTCCTGTTCGGCATCTGCGCCGCCATTGCCGTTGCCTGCTTCGTCCCCTCCCTGACCCGTGGTTTCAGGTGGGCGACCCTGTTGCTGGTTCCGGCGCTCATGCCGCTCATCACCCTGAATGCCCTGCCGAACATCATGAACCGCTACGCGCTGAAGATCGCCGAGTGGACCGGGGCCCCCGAGGTTACGATCAGGCTCATTCACGAAGGGCGCGCCGCCAACGTGACGGTGCTCGACCAGAAAGATCCGAAGCAGGGGGAATTCCGGGATATGTATCTGAACGGCATCGAGGAGGCGTCGACCCGCTTCTACCATGCCCAGCTCTTCAAGCTCCTGGGGATGCTTCCGGCTGCCGTCCATGGGGCCGAAGGGCCCAAAAACGCCCTTGTCATCGCCTTCGGCTCGGGGATTACCGCCGGGTCGGTCCTGGCGTCCGATATGATCTCTTCCCTCGATGTGGTCGATCTGAACCCCGATGTGGAGGGGATCAACAATCTGTTCAAGGAATTCAACGGCGACGTCTTCCACGAGCCCCGCTTCCGCTTTCACAATGACGATGGCAGAAATTATCTGGTGACCAGCGGGAAAAAATACGACCTGATCATCAGCGACTCGACCCACCCCTGCTCCTACGACAGCTGGATCCTGTACACCCGGGAGTTTTATCGCGATGTGAAGCGGCGCCTCCCCCGGGGCGGCGTCTTTGCCCAGTGGGTCTCCGTGTCGGAGATCATGCGGGGCGAGCTCTTCCCGATCTATCTGAATACCTTCCGGAGCGTCTTCCCCCATGCGACCTTCTGGTATGTTTACGGGTCGAACCAGGCGCTGATGCTCGCCACACCTGAACCGTTCAGGCTCGATGCCGATAAGCTCCAGAAGCGCCTGGACCGGCTCGCTCCCTGGTTCAGGGCCGGGGAATACCAGCTCGATTCGGTCGCGAAGGTGGCAGGCTTCTTCTGGCTTGATGAAGAGATGATGGGCCGGATGATCGGAGCCGAGACCCGCGTGAACACGGATATGCGCCATTATTTCGAGAAGTCCTCCATGCAGGCCAAAATCCCGCCGCAACGGCAGCTTCCATTCTACCAGGCCGATGTCACGCGGTATCTCACCGGTGGTGATGAACGGCTGCGCAGCGACATCCGAAAGGAGCAGAAGACGGGGTGGCTGCTGACCAGGTACGGTTTTTACGGTGACATGAGAGATCTCAACCAAGCTTACTGTTTAAGTCCTGAGAACAATAACGTAAAATACTGGATGAGATTTGCCTATTCCGGAAACATTCCCGCGGGAGTTTGCCCCTAG
- a CDS encoding tetratricopeptide repeat protein gives MDKPNQYATHAAGIAAAWAALICLAVYLRALGCDFINFDDPYYVIDNPGIRILDWQFIREAFTTSYLGWWMPLTWASFAIDYYFWGLDPHGYHLTNILLHALNAGLVVLVADRLLRRWQGEWSGGRTSFLYPAVLLLAGLLWGIHPLRVESVAWVTERKDVLNGVFALGSIFSYLCYADRKDNGRMGARSAYAVSLALFLLSLMAKPVSVVIPAMLLVLEWYPLGRLSRENVVKRVAEKLPFFALALAVVAATITLASGESILVSFHVFPLYKRIILAGSSLFAYLRMTVFPVGLVNLYLLPRVFPASYYLAALLILALTCFCFFSWKRRPGLLAAWLLFVLPLLPVLGFLQNGSQAYADRFTYLPGVALSIGGAGLLGGMVSRCRGRSRQLVVALAVAAIILCGAVSFHLIGAWKNSETLWSRVITVEPIGRAFYLRADYRQQKGRYLEAAADLADSIAIGERDGFPGVFNLHALRGDAFNRAGRYGDAVREFTAAINLKPVPEYFYHRGTALMALGRGEEAAADFSEAGDATGPIAWEVN, from the coding sequence ATGGATAAGCCGAACCAATACGCGACGCACGCGGCAGGCATTGCCGCGGCATGGGCCGCCCTCATCTGCCTGGCGGTGTACCTGCGGGCCCTTGGCTGCGATTTCATCAATTTTGACGATCCGTACTACGTGATCGACAACCCCGGCATCAGGATCCTTGACTGGCAGTTCATCCGGGAGGCATTCACCACCTCCTACCTGGGGTGGTGGATGCCGCTCACCTGGGCCTCCTTTGCCATCGACTATTATTTCTGGGGGCTCGATCCGCACGGGTATCACCTGACCAATATTCTGCTGCACGCCCTGAACGCCGGCCTGGTGGTGCTGGTCGCGGACCGGCTGCTGCGGCGGTGGCAGGGAGAATGGTCCGGGGGGAGGACGAGCTTCCTGTACCCGGCGGTACTGCTGCTGGCCGGGCTGTTGTGGGGGATTCATCCGCTGCGGGTGGAGTCGGTGGCCTGGGTGACGGAGCGCAAGGATGTGCTCAACGGCGTTTTCGCGCTCGGCTCGATTTTTTCGTACCTCTGCTACGCTGACCGCAAGGACAATGGGCGCATGGGGGCCCGGTCCGCCTACGCGGTTTCCCTGGCGCTTTTCCTGCTCTCGCTCATGGCCAAGCCGGTCAGCGTGGTCATCCCGGCGATGCTGCTGGTGCTGGAATGGTATCCGCTGGGGCGTTTGTCGCGCGAAAATGTCGTGAAAAGGGTCGCCGAAAAGCTGCCGTTTTTCGCGCTGGCGCTGGCGGTGGTTGCCGCCACCATAACCCTTGCCAGCGGAGAGTCGATCCTGGTTTCGTTCCACGTGTTCCCGCTGTACAAGCGCATCATCCTTGCCGGCAGTTCGTTGTTTGCCTATCTTCGCATGACCGTCTTCCCGGTGGGGTTGGTGAACCTCTACCTGCTTCCCCGCGTCTTCCCCGCATCCTATTATCTGGCCGCTCTCCTGATTCTTGCCCTGACCTGCTTCTGCTTCTTTAGCTGGAAACGCCGGCCGGGGTTGCTGGCCGCCTGGCTGCTCTTCGTCCTTCCTCTGTTGCCGGTCCTCGGGTTTCTCCAGAACGGCTCCCAGGCTTATGCGGACCGCTTTACCTATCTTCCCGGCGTGGCCTTGAGCATTGGCGGCGCCGGTCTGCTGGGGGGGATGGTTTCCCGCTGTCGTGGCCGATCGCGTCAACTGGTCGTGGCGTTGGCCGTGGCGGCGATTATCCTCTGCGGCGCCGTTTCGTTTCACCTGATCGGCGCCTGGAAGAATTCGGAGACGCTCTGGTCGCGGGTGATCACCGTCGAGCCGATCGGCAGGGCATTCTATCTCCGGGCGGACTACCGGCAGCAGAAGGGGCGCTACCTGGAGGCGGCTGCCGATCTGGCCGACTCCATCGCCATCGGGGAGCGGGACGGTTTCCCGGGGGTGTTCAACCTGCATGCCCTGCGGGGCGATGCCTTCAACCGGGCCGGGCGTTATGGGGATGCAGTGCGCGAATTTACCGCGGCCATCAATCTGAAGCCTGTTCCCGAGTATTTCTACCATCGGGGGACCGCGCTCATGGCCCTTGGGCGCGGGGAGGAGGCAGCGGCTGATTTCAGTGAGGCCGGCGATGCAACCGGTCCCATTGCGTGGGAGGTGAACTGA
- a CDS encoding glycosyltransferase family 9 protein: MNWKLIRIIDVWLGIPILFGIFVAGRLFGKRQPQRPATVRRILLIKFWGIGNLFMMLPSVQALRVAHPAAAIDVLSLDSNRDAIRACGVFDGVATITTAGPLRFLLSWRWAVALLRRNRYDIIIDFEQFARFSALVAGQVGASEIIGFRTEGQHRSLNFTAQVPYDNTIHVTRSFHALAAAAGAAPADPLPAAGISGSENLYGRGKELLAEIGIGPDELCIVMHAGTSGNFSERRWLPERFSSLADTLHAGHNARTIFTGSAEEAFLTREAARHLHRPSSAFDLGGKLEFRDYLALIAAADLVVSADTAAVHMASAVGTPVVGLYGPNTPRLYGPWGRGGVAVYPAEECSPCITNFNAKLHVCRHPAGRGACMGAIGVEDVAAAIRRNFLEPDAPFLLARLSGGMR, encoded by the coding sequence ATGAACTGGAAGCTCATCCGCATCATCGATGTCTGGCTGGGGATCCCGATACTTTTCGGGATTTTTGTTGCCGGGCGGCTCTTCGGGAAGCGGCAGCCGCAGCGGCCGGCCACGGTCAGGCGCATCCTGCTGATCAAGTTCTGGGGGATCGGCAACCTTTTCATGATGCTCCCGTCGGTTCAGGCGCTGCGCGTGGCCCACCCGGCAGCCGCCATCGATGTCCTCTCGCTGGACAGCAACCGGGATGCCATCCGGGCCTGCGGCGTCTTTGACGGCGTCGCCACCATAACCACCGCCGGCCCGCTCCGCTTCCTGTTGTCGTGGCGGTGGGCCGTCGCCCTGTTGAGAAGGAACCGCTACGACATCATCATCGACTTCGAGCAGTTCGCGCGGTTTTCCGCGCTGGTTGCCGGCCAGGTCGGGGCCTCGGAAATCATCGGTTTCCGGACCGAGGGGCAGCATCGGAGCCTCAATTTCACCGCGCAGGTACCGTACGACAATACGATCCATGTCACGCGCTCCTTCCATGCCCTCGCCGCAGCCGCCGGAGCCGCACCGGCTGATCCACTGCCGGCGGCCGGGATCAGCGGCAGCGAAAATCTGTATGGACGCGGCAAGGAACTGCTCGCGGAAATCGGAATCGGGCCGGATGAGCTCTGCATCGTCATGCATGCCGGCACAAGCGGCAATTTCAGTGAGCGCCGCTGGCTGCCCGAACGGTTTTCCTCCCTTGCCGATACGCTCCATGCCGGGCACAATGCCCGCACCATCTTCACTGGATCGGCGGAAGAGGCCTTTCTGACCCGTGAAGCGGCAAGGCATCTGCACCGGCCGTCGTCCGCCTTCGATCTGGGGGGGAAGCTGGAATTCCGGGACTACCTCGCCCTCATCGCGGCTGCCGACCTGGTGGTTTCGGCCGACACGGCGGCCGTGCACATGGCATCGGCGGTCGGGACCCCGGTGGTCGGGCTGTACGGCCCCAACACGCCACGCCTCTATGGCCCGTGGGGAAGGGGAGGAGTGGCCGTCTATCCGGCGGAGGAGTGCAGCCCCTGCATCACCAACTTCAACGCCAAACTCCATGTCTGCCGCCACCCCGCGGGACGGGGGGCCTGTATGGGGGCCATCGGGGTGGAAGATGTGGCGGCTGCCATCCGGCGGAATTTCCTGGAGCCGGATGCGCCGTTCCTGCTGGCAAGGCTCTCCGGAGGTATGCGGTGA
- a CDS encoding radical SAM protein, producing the protein MRFPRLAYRVLRSNLGDLPDPYRMTWGVTSRCQARCAMCNIWRRPAGDELSLSEIDRFLASSNRFSWINLTGGEIFLRDDIDGILDAIDRHCRQLCLLNFPTNGHDSDRIVAVVRAFLARMSVPRLMVSVSLDGPPELHDRIRGVDGSWERAVATFHRLRELRSRRFSVFLGYTMQEANLDGFDEMLQTVRREVEVADDELHINVAHVSGLYYDNAPFSGLPAPEETCRLLGRTSASRQGKALNPVSFLERRYQSLVRPYLEKGRVPLACEAAAASCYVDPAGTVYPCTGFDAPIGSLREWGYDLGRLWRSARRHEVRQAVRDGACPGCWTPCEAYQTIMANLFAGGGKG; encoded by the coding sequence ATGCGCTTCCCGCGGCTGGCATACCGGGTTCTGCGGAGCAACCTGGGGGACCTCCCTGATCCGTACCGGATGACCTGGGGGGTCACCAGCCGTTGCCAGGCCCGCTGCGCCATGTGCAACATCTGGCGCCGGCCAGCCGGGGACGAGCTTTCCCTCTCCGAGATCGACCGGTTCCTGGCCAGTTCGAACCGGTTCTCGTGGATCAACCTGACCGGCGGCGAGATCTTCCTCCGCGACGATATCGACGGGATTCTCGATGCCATAGACCGGCACTGCCGGCAGCTCTGCCTGCTCAACTTCCCCACCAACGGCCATGACAGCGACCGGATCGTGGCGGTGGTGCGGGCGTTTCTCGCCAGGATGTCGGTGCCGCGCCTGATGGTCTCGGTCAGTCTCGACGGCCCGCCTGAACTCCATGACCGGATCAGGGGGGTGGATGGTTCGTGGGAGCGGGCGGTGGCAACCTTTCACCGCTTGCGGGAACTGCGGTCCCGGCGCTTTTCGGTGTTTCTCGGCTACACCATGCAGGAAGCCAATCTGGACGGGTTCGACGAGATGCTCCAGACGGTCAGGCGGGAGGTGGAGGTGGCGGATGACGAGCTCCACATCAATGTGGCCCATGTTTCCGGGCTCTATTACGATAATGCCCCCTTTTCGGGGCTGCCGGCACCGGAGGAGACCTGCCGCCTTCTGGGCCGGACCAGTGCGTCGCGCCAAGGAAAGGCGTTGAATCCGGTCTCGTTTCTTGAGCGCCGCTACCAATCCCTGGTCCGTCCGTATCTGGAGAAAGGGAGGGTACCGCTTGCCTGTGAGGCGGCTGCCGCCTCCTGTTACGTCGATCCGGCCGGCACTGTCTATCCCTGCACCGGCTTTGACGCCCCGATCGGCTCCCTCAGGGAATGGGGGTATGATCTGGGGCGGCTCTGGCGCAGCGCACGGCGCCATGAGGTCAGGCAGGCAGTTCGGGATGGGGCCTGTCCGGGATGCTGGACCCCCTGTGAGGCATACCAGACCATCATGGCGAACCTGTTTGCTGGAGGCGGCAAAGGGTGA
- a CDS encoding radical SAM protein, translating into MIRKVYHDFLLAKLKQEGVGWLARRARQYLLMHLSPLAGRALCGPVHGSLMVTRRCNCDCTMCDIPSKRRESDGTGGEELDTARFKEIIGEFARLGTPGLGFTGGEPLLRPDIYELLACSRHNGMITHLNTNGYFLDDAAVRHIVDAGVESVNISLDGASPATHDRIRNCGGAFERATAAVGRLHRLRRERGVPLRIKMVAVLGEANIDEAGELAELSRELGADCIEFIPCQPLTGDGSDKTTMPHESFLEKVDRLADYLLAMGRERGMVENSPAHLRLFRSSFAGVPSPVRCRAGYHSLSVDCHGDVFPCFPRMSWGRPAGNVRHGSLVDLWHSDEYQTHRDVASACRNCYLNCHLELNLLFDHKARMGFRRGSER; encoded by the coding sequence ATGATCAGGAAGGTCTATCACGATTTCCTGCTGGCGAAGCTGAAGCAGGAGGGGGTGGGGTGGCTTGCCCGGCGGGCGCGCCAGTACCTGCTGATGCACCTCTCGCCGCTTGCCGGGCGAGCCCTGTGCGGCCCGGTTCACGGAAGCCTCATGGTCACCCGCCGTTGCAACTGCGACTGCACCATGTGCGACATCCCCTCGAAGCGCCGGGAATCGGACGGCACCGGGGGCGAGGAGCTGGACACCGCACGCTTCAAGGAGATCATCGGGGAGTTTGCCCGCCTGGGAACGCCGGGCCTCGGCTTTACCGGCGGCGAGCCGCTGCTCCGCCCGGACATCTACGAACTGCTGGCCTGCTCCCGGCACAACGGCATGATCACCCATCTCAACACCAACGGTTATTTCCTCGACGACGCGGCGGTGCGGCATATCGTCGATGCCGGGGTGGAATCGGTCAATATCTCGCTGGACGGGGCCTCTCCGGCGACCCACGACCGGATCAGAAACTGCGGTGGCGCCTTCGAGCGGGCCACGGCTGCGGTGGGGCGCCTGCACCGGCTGCGCCGGGAGCGGGGAGTGCCGCTGCGCATCAAGATGGTGGCGGTCCTCGGTGAAGCCAACATCGACGAAGCCGGGGAACTGGCGGAACTTTCCCGTGAACTCGGCGCCGACTGCATCGAGTTCATTCCGTGCCAGCCGCTCACCGGCGATGGAAGTGACAAAACGACGATGCCCCATGAGTCCTTCCTGGAAAAGGTCGACCGGCTGGCGGACTATCTGCTCGCAATGGGCCGGGAACGGGGGATGGTCGAAAATTCTCCCGCCCACCTGCGGCTGTTCCGGTCATCGTTCGCCGGGGTCCCGTCTCCGGTGCGCTGTCGGGCAGGGTACCATTCCCTGTCGGTGGACTGCCATGGGGATGTCTTCCCCTGTTTCCCCCGGATGAGCTGGGGCAGGCCGGCCGGCAACGTCAGGCATGGAAGCCTTGTGGATCTGTGGCATTCCGATGAGTACCAGACCCATCGCGATGTCGCGTCCGCATGCCGGAACTGTTATCTGAACTGTCATCTGGAACTGAATCTCTTGTTCGACCACAAAGCGCGGATGGGATTCCGACGCGGGAGCGAGCGGTGA
- a CDS encoding tetratricopeptide repeat protein, whose protein sequence is MNFFSLKREQTLDFVCLAVVVLAVYGRALGHDFQTNWDDNWYVLYNDAVRGFSWDHIRSAFTGYFGGYYAPVQIVSYMLDYSLWGLRPGGFILTNILLHLLNGLLIYRLLLGWYGQRLVALVASAIFLVHPVQVEAVVWISQRKSLLALLFFLIAWEQYGRYRRAPTGRGQWSYGASCGAFLLSLLAKPTTVVLPVILVLYDHCFADGDRRPRYADKVPYVLLAGIFSALTLYTQSPEVAEGGRTVYHGGSPLGTLYTMLPVFCRYLEMLVWPAGLSAAYAPPIRQAVDATVVLSALLLAGIAVASIRLYRVDRRLAFWVLFFWVGLLPVSQIVPVISLLYDHYLYLPVIGAAALAGSGAALLQERLAPERRFLLYAVVLPVLAALSVASFQRTGVWKNSLTLWSDAVAKEPKSDLAWQIFGGALLDAGRVAEARNAYERGFALNPSNTEILHALGQIATNTGELDQGCRLLKRLLELKPDYVSGWASLGTNYMKRGDYVEAEKAYRRAHSLQPEAWQVVSLLGNLALTRGRLEEARGYFVQVEVRAPGDAANAYALASVEAMSGNADAGLAWLEKAVQRGYDDFGRMHDDPRLSALRDDPRFDRLVRNNAGR, encoded by the coding sequence GTGAATTTTTTTTCTCTGAAACGGGAACAGACGCTGGATTTCGTCTGCCTTGCGGTGGTGGTCCTGGCCGTGTATGGGAGAGCCCTTGGCCATGATTTCCAGACCAACTGGGATGACAACTGGTATGTGCTCTATAACGACGCCGTGCGCGGATTTTCCTGGGATCATATCCGCAGCGCGTTCACCGGCTACTTCGGCGGGTATTACGCCCCGGTGCAGATTGTTTCGTACATGCTGGATTATTCACTCTGGGGGCTCCGGCCGGGCGGCTTCATCCTGACGAATATCCTGCTGCACCTGCTGAACGGGCTCCTGATCTACCGGTTGCTCCTCGGCTGGTACGGGCAGCGTCTGGTCGCACTGGTGGCATCGGCAATTTTCCTGGTTCATCCGGTCCAAGTCGAGGCCGTTGTCTGGATCTCCCAGAGAAAATCCCTCCTGGCCCTGCTCTTCTTCCTGATCGCCTGGGAACAGTACGGCCGCTATCGCCGGGCCCCGACAGGGAGAGGTCAATGGAGCTATGGGGCATCCTGCGGCGCGTTCCTGTTATCGTTGCTGGCCAAGCCGACCACGGTGGTCCTTCCCGTAATCCTAGTGCTGTACGACCACTGCTTTGCCGATGGGGACCGGCGGCCCCGGTATGCGGACAAGGTTCCCTACGTGCTGCTGGCCGGCATTTTTTCAGCCCTGACCCTCTATACCCAGTCGCCGGAGGTGGCGGAAGGTGGCCGCACCGTCTACCACGGCGGGAGTCCCCTGGGGACGCTCTACACCATGCTCCCCGTGTTCTGCCGCTATCTGGAAATGCTGGTCTGGCCCGCCGGCCTGAGTGCCGCCTATGCTCCCCCGATCCGGCAGGCGGTTGATGCCACGGTGGTTCTGTCGGCCCTCCTCCTTGCCGGCATCGCCGTGGCCTCGATCCGGCTGTACCGGGTCGACCGGCGGCTCGCCTTCTGGGTCCTCTTCTTCTGGGTCGGGCTCCTGCCGGTTTCCCAGATCGTGCCGGTCATCTCGCTGCTGTACGACCACTATCTCTATCTCCCCGTCATCGGCGCGGCCGCATTGGCCGGATCAGGCGCGGCACTGCTGCAGGAGCGCCTGGCACCGGAACGCCGTTTCCTGCTCTATGCGGTTGTACTGCCGGTGCTGGCGGCCCTTTCCGTGGCCTCCTTTCAGCGGACCGGCGTCTGGAAGAATTCCCTGACCCTCTGGAGCGATGCCGTTGCCAAGGAACCCAAGAGCGATCTGGCGTGGCAGATTTTCGGTGGAGCCTTGCTGGATGCGGGGAGGGTCGCAGAGGCCAGAAATGCCTATGAGCGGGGCTTTGCGCTCAATCCGTCCAATACGGAGATCCTCCATGCCTTGGGCCAGATTGCTACCAACACGGGGGAGCTTGACCAGGGATGCCGGTTGCTGAAGAGGCTCCTGGAGCTGAAGCCCGATTACGTCTCCGGCTGGGCCAGCCTCGGCACCAATTACATGAAACGGGGCGACTACGTGGAGGCTGAAAAGGCATACCGGCGCGCACACTCTTTGCAACCGGAGGCATGGCAGGTGGTGTCCTTGCTGGGGAATCTGGCGCTGACCCGGGGGCGCCTGGAAGAGGCCCGCGGATACTTCGTGCAGGTGGAGGTACGGGCGCCGGGGGATGCCGCCAATGCCTATGCCCTGGCGAGCGTCGAGGCGATGTCGGGCAATGCCGATGCCGGCCTCGCCTGGCTGGAGAAGGCCGTGCAGCGGGGGTACGACGACTTCGGACGGATGCACGACGATCCGCGGCTGTCGGCCCTGCGGGACGATCCGCGCTTCGACCGCCTGGTGCGGAACAATGCTGGAAGATAG
- a CDS encoding glycosyltransferase family 2 protein → MKLSVVMPVYNERATLRTIYGQVAAVAIDKEIILVDDCSTDGTREIVRELGARGATVVLHDRNMGKGAALRSGFRHVTGDVVLIQDADLEYDPGQYPLLIQPILNGEADVVYGSRFLSGERSLGMSFWNRAGNRILTYLSNTLTKLELTDVETCYKVFSRDVLERITIEENRFGCEPEITAKLAKLGVVIREVGISYRGRTHAEGKKIGWRDFVSSVRCIYKYSAS, encoded by the coding sequence ATGAAGCTGTCGGTGGTGATGCCGGTTTACAACGAGAGGGCCACCCTTCGTACCATCTACGGGCAGGTGGCGGCGGTGGCGATCGACAAGGAGATAATTCTTGTGGATGACTGCTCCACCGACGGCACCCGGGAAATCGTAAGGGAACTGGGTGCCAGAGGGGCCACCGTGGTCCTCCATGACCGGAACATGGGGAAGGGGGCTGCCTTGAGGAGCGGCTTCCGGCATGTTACGGGGGACGTGGTTCTCATTCAGGATGCCGATCTTGAGTACGATCCGGGACAGTACCCGCTGCTGATCCAGCCGATTCTGAACGGCGAGGCCGATGTGGTCTATGGCTCCCGGTTCCTCTCCGGGGAACGCAGCCTCGGCATGTCGTTCTGGAACAGGGCCGGGAACAGGATACTGACATATCTTTCCAACACGCTGACAAAGCTGGAGCTGACTGACGTTGAAACCTGTTACAAGGTCTTCAGCAGGGATGTCCTGGAGCGGATCACCATAGAAGAGAACCGGTTCGGCTGTGAACCGGAGATCACCGCAAAGCTGGCGAAACTGGGGGTGGTCATACGGGAGGTCGGGATATCATATCGCGGCAGAACGCATGCAGAAGGCAAGAAGATCGGTTGGAGAGATTTTGTTTCATCGGTAAGATGTATTTATAAATACAGTGCATCGTAA
- a CDS encoding carboxypeptidase-like regulatory domain-containing protein, translated as MIGFFLMVFLGSVPFGFAGEGTGIITGKWITNQYGPMTGGQVLLFDAAKGPAPASKKYLRLPDAGTAIDNDGKFSAEVPAGRYYLVMRRRGDQTSAGPPVEGEPQYYARMKNGEPRLYTVKSGKTTNIGTIAEVYPYRREKTVVQEGMTGIEGAIVDEQGKPVAGVRVFAYEFAGMQGMPRYASDETGADGKYVLLLTRKGAYFLKARTHYGGGKPQEGEFMGTYGPRGAPGPVAVENGKMSRGIDIQVTRFKQQRGSP; from the coding sequence GTGATCGGTTTCTTTCTAATGGTGTTTTTGGGGTCGGTACCGTTCGGCTTTGCCGGGGAGGGGACTGGCATCATCACCGGCAAGTGGATTACCAACCAGTACGGTCCCATGACGGGAGGGCAGGTGCTTCTCTTTGATGCTGCCAAAGGCCCCGCGCCTGCCAGCAAGAAGTACCTTCGTCTTCCGGATGCAGGCACTGCCATCGATAACGATGGGAAATTTTCGGCGGAGGTCCCTGCCGGCCGATACTATCTGGTCATGCGCAGGCGGGGGGATCAGACCAGCGCCGGGCCTCCTGTGGAGGGAGAGCCCCAATACTATGCCCGGATGAAAAACGGAGAGCCGAGGCTCTACACGGTCAAGTCCGGCAAGACCACGAATATCGGGACCATTGCAGAGGTTTATCCGTACCGGAGAGAGAAGACGGTTGTCCAGGAGGGTATGACCGGAATAGAAGGTGCTATCGTGGATGAGCAGGGTAAACCGGTTGCCGGAGTGCGCGTTTTTGCCTACGAATTCGCGGGAATGCAGGGGATGCCGCGGTATGCCTCCGACGAGACCGGTGCGGATGGGAAGTATGTGCTGCTCCTGACCAGGAAGGGAGCCTATTTCCTGAAGGCGCGCACCCATTATGGCGGCGGCAAACCGCAAGAGGGCGAATTCATGGGGACGTACGGCCCGCGGGGAGCACCTGGCCCCGTCGCCGTCGAAAATGGGAAAATGAGCAGAGGGATCGATATTCAGGTCACCAGATTCAAGCAGCAACGCGGGTCACCGTGA